The following are encoded together in the Longimicrobium sp. genome:
- a CDS encoding 3-hydroxybutyryl-CoA dehydrogenase — MAEIKRVGVLGCGLMGSGIAQVAAAAGYETIVREVSDDVCQRGIGGIGKQLGKSVDKGKLSAEDRDAIVGRLRGTTSLEDLKDCDIIIEAVVEDLAVKNEMWRTLDAVCGPDTIFASNTSSLTIADMAAATKRPERMVGLHFFNPVPVMKLVEVVKTIATDPAVFDTAFAFARSLGKEPIVCKDNSGFVVNLLLVPYMMDAIRALEQGVASITDIDKGMQLGTGYPMGPFVLSDFVGLDTLDKIGGIMFEEYKEKRYASPPLLKRMVSMGYFGRKSGKGFYDYSGEQPKAMNLV; from the coding sequence ATGGCGGAGATCAAGCGGGTCGGCGTGCTGGGGTGCGGGCTGATGGGCAGCGGCATCGCGCAGGTGGCGGCCGCGGCGGGGTACGAGACGATCGTGCGCGAGGTGTCTGATGATGTATGCCAGCGCGGGATCGGCGGCATCGGCAAGCAGTTGGGCAAGTCGGTGGACAAGGGCAAGCTTTCCGCCGAGGACCGCGACGCCATCGTCGGCCGGCTGCGCGGGACGACGAGCCTGGAAGACCTGAAGGACTGCGACATCATCATCGAGGCCGTGGTCGAGGACCTGGCGGTGAAGAACGAGATGTGGCGCACGCTGGACGCGGTTTGCGGGCCCGACACCATCTTCGCCAGCAACACCTCGTCGCTCACCATCGCCGACATGGCGGCAGCGACCAAGCGGCCGGAGCGGATGGTGGGGCTTCACTTCTTCAACCCCGTGCCGGTGATGAAGCTGGTGGAGGTGGTGAAGACCATCGCCACCGACCCCGCCGTGTTCGACACGGCGTTCGCGTTCGCCCGCTCGCTGGGCAAGGAGCCCATCGTCTGCAAGGACAACTCGGGCTTCGTGGTGAACCTGCTGCTGGTGCCGTACATGATGGACGCCATCCGCGCGCTGGAGCAGGGCGTGGCGAGCATCACCGACATCGACAAGGGGATGCAGTTGGGCACCGGCTACCCGATGGGGCCGTTCGTGCTCAGCGACTTCGTGGGGTTGGACACGCTCGACAAGATCGGCGGCATCATGTTCGAGGAGTACAAGGAGAAGCGCTACGCCAGCCCGCCGCTGCTGAAGCGCATGGTTTCCATGGGCTACTTCGGCCGCAAGTCGGGCAAGGGCTTCTACGACTACTCCGGCGAGCAGCCGAAGGCGATGAACCTGGTCTGA